The following coding sequences lie in one Rhizobium rhododendri genomic window:
- the bcsN gene encoding cellulose biosynthesis protein BcsN translates to MTKGVYGALWLTAALAISGCASKDGIRVPGPAETVTSDKAFALPPPGGPSIVNVVQHSYNNAVQQDIYLFTSAATSGQNDLQVTFFGPVGLDYDNRKGLGYASIRDSTVDRDMRRALPGVAMVRSGIYVQNNYGPFGYATGKSAQGDTCLYAWQQVRSSDNARGAFQNRGTVQVRLRLCDTHATAEQLLRVMYGYTITGTFPAPGWNPYDSAPPVDPTLGRTGNPIYPVVSPTSAGQLPAAFQLPATSPGIAPQSPRSVEPRAAPRPVAQQQPPAPAPRGPVVPSPIGDDKSSTTAAPAVIVPAPN, encoded by the coding sequence ATGACAAAAGGTGTCTATGGCGCGCTGTGGCTCACGGCGGCGCTGGCGATATCCGGCTGCGCGTCGAAGGATGGGATCCGGGTTCCCGGTCCCGCGGAGACGGTGACGAGCGACAAGGCTTTCGCGCTGCCACCTCCGGGCGGTCCGTCGATCGTCAATGTCGTGCAGCACTCCTACAACAACGCCGTCCAGCAGGACATCTACCTCTTTACCTCAGCCGCAACCTCGGGGCAGAACGATCTGCAGGTGACGTTCTTCGGGCCGGTCGGTCTCGACTACGACAACCGCAAGGGCCTCGGCTATGCCTCGATCCGCGACAGCACGGTCGACAGGGATATGCGTCGTGCGTTGCCTGGCGTGGCGATGGTTCGGTCCGGCATCTACGTCCAGAACAACTACGGACCGTTCGGCTATGCCACGGGCAAAAGTGCACAGGGCGACACCTGCCTCTATGCGTGGCAGCAGGTGCGCTCCAGCGACAATGCTCGTGGTGCTTTTCAGAATCGCGGTACCGTGCAGGTCCGGCTGCGACTTTGCGACACACATGCAACCGCCGAGCAATTGCTTCGTGTCATGTATGGCTACACCATCACAGGCACTTTCCCGGCTCCCGGCTGGAACCCGTATGACAGCGCTCCACCGGTCGATCCGACGCTTGGCCGCACCGGTAATCCGATCTACCCGGTGGTATCGCCTACGAGCGCCGGCCAGTTGCCAGCCGCTTTCCAATTGCCGGCGACGTCACCTGGCATCGCACCGCAAAGCCCGCGCAGCGTAGAACCGCGCGCAGCACCGCGTCCGGTCGCGCAACAGCAGCCACCCGCGCCGGCGCCCAGAGGGCCGGTCGTTCCGTCGCCGATCGGCGACGACAAAAGCAGCACGACAGCAGCTCCGGCGGTCATTGTGCCTGCTCCTAACTAA
- a CDS encoding fumarylacetoacetate hydrolase family protein, with protein sequence MAGDIGMFEAGSFIGRTWDAAKDGPSVVVIRDGTVYDVTSRDIPTVSALLEMDDPVAFLSTQAGEAVGSLEALFSADANSPHTLLAPIDLQAVKACGVTFARSMLERVIEERAAGNPDLANSIRGRITSIIGDSLRNLKAGSPEAAKVKAALIEDGVWSQYLEVGIGPDAEVFSKAQVLSSVGHGADVGLHPISKWNNPEPEIVLVVDSRGRVKGATLGNDVNLRDVEGRSALLLGKAKDNNASCSIGPFIRLFDDTYSIDDVRNADLDLTIEGEDGYVLHGKSSMKEISRDPLDLVSQTMGRHHQYPDGMVLFMGTLFAPVEDRDVPGQGFTHKIGDVVTISNDKLGALRNRVMLSTDCPPWTSGIAKLMRNLASRGLL encoded by the coding sequence ATGGCAGGCGATATCGGCATGTTCGAAGCGGGAAGCTTCATCGGGCGCACCTGGGATGCGGCCAAGGATGGTCCATCCGTTGTCGTTATCCGCGACGGCACTGTCTATGACGTCACGTCACGAGATATTCCGACCGTCTCCGCCCTTCTTGAGATGGACGATCCCGTCGCTTTTCTAAGCACGCAGGCGGGCGAAGCTGTCGGCAGCCTCGAGGCGCTGTTTTCGGCGGACGCCAATTCGCCCCACACCTTGCTGGCGCCGATCGACCTGCAGGCTGTCAAAGCTTGCGGCGTCACGTTCGCGCGCTCGATGCTGGAGAGGGTGATCGAGGAGCGCGCTGCCGGTAATCCGGATCTGGCGAACAGCATTCGCGGCCGCATCACATCCATCATCGGCGACAGCCTTCGCAATCTGAAGGCGGGATCGCCGGAGGCCGCCAAGGTCAAGGCGGCTCTGATCGAGGACGGTGTCTGGTCGCAATATCTGGAAGTCGGCATCGGCCCGGATGCCGAGGTCTTCTCCAAGGCGCAGGTACTCTCCTCCGTGGGTCACGGTGCCGATGTCGGCTTGCACCCCATTTCCAAATGGAACAACCCAGAGCCGGAAATCGTGCTGGTCGTCGATAGCCGGGGGCGCGTCAAGGGCGCAACGCTCGGCAACGACGTCAACCTGCGTGACGTCGAGGGCCGCTCTGCCCTGTTGCTCGGCAAGGCCAAGGACAACAATGCTTCCTGCTCGATCGGGCCGTTCATCCGGCTGTTCGACGATACTTATTCCATCGACGACGTCCGCAATGCCGACCTCGATCTCACAATAGAGGGAGAGGACGGCTACGTGCTGCACGGCAAGAGTTCGATGAAGGAGATCAGCCGTGATCCGCTCGATCTTGTCTCCCAAACAATGGGGCGGCATCACCAGTATCCCGACGGAATGGTGCTGTTCATGGGGACGCTTTTCGCGCCGGTCGAGGACCGCGACGTGCCGGGGCAGGGCTTTACCCACAAGATCGGCGATGTCGTGACGATTTCGAACGACAAGCTGGGCGCACTGCGCAACCGCGTCATGCTGTCGACAGATTGCCCGCCCTGGACTTCAGGCATTGCAAAGCTCATGCGCAATCTGGCGTCGAGGGGCCTGCTCTAG
- the treY gene encoding malto-oligosyltrehalose synthase: protein MTLPNSTYRIQFRDGMTFDHARKMVPYLRQLGISHLYASPIFTATKGSTHGYDVTDTNEIDPAIGGREGFDKLSEALREAEIGLLVDIVPNHMAASLENSWWRSVVEWGEESPFSQHFDIDWSRKLTLPILGKPLQDALEAGELTLTVDADAGTLTVAYYEQRLPLAPSTYAAVLSRLDLPVVAAMCTLASDADPRRETEFHQSMRDMLSGEAAEINKALAQKFSDPASLQTVVDEQPWRLIYWKDAPRELSYRRFFEVTGLVGLRVEDPAVFDDAHRLTLELVRNGAVDGLRLDHIDGLADPAAYLERLRSAVGEDTYIVVEKILAEGETLPEAWPISGTTGYEFITTLPDVLVNTSGMNAITDTYREIADGEPEFAEGALAVKAMLARKNFAVETNNLLQLLLSVGAINGDVPEQAALEQALVSLLVACPVYRTYGTDGALDAADGAMWSTIVETAGGSSEKADHAALSFVDKVFQGNVAPEAKADALEFRRRFQQLTGPLTAKSIEDTMFYRYNRLIGLNEVGGEPAATEFGLERFHHEMAKRMETQPAGLSATSTHDTKRGEDGRARLYALTEAPEAWLDGVERWRKLNAATVASLPGGAAPEPRLEWMLYQALAGAWPADLALDAPAPADLLDRFLAYVEKALREAKQRTNWGEEDGAYEDAVKAFAANLLASDNAAFLQDFRKTLQPFVRAGLFNGLTQTLIKLAAPGIPDIYQGAEQLDLSLVDPDNRRLPDFARLGEDLAVPLQTRDEGALARGLFKQRLVQKGLALRKAEPTLFAKGDYQPLAVTGERADNAIAFLRSHENKMVVAIAPRLVYGLGEGEWPCGDYWGDSAIALPERAAGRVRNVIDGTVHETSQPLKLAALLATSPVALLVSE from the coding sequence ATGACTTTGCCCAATTCTACCTATCGCATCCAGTTTCGCGACGGCATGACTTTCGACCATGCCCGGAAAATGGTTCCTTACCTCCGCCAATTGGGCATCAGCCATCTCTACGCGTCACCGATCTTCACCGCCACCAAGGGTTCAACCCATGGCTACGACGTCACCGACACCAACGAGATCGATCCCGCGATTGGCGGCCGCGAGGGGTTCGACAAGTTGTCTGAGGCGCTGCGGGAGGCCGAAATAGGCCTGCTGGTCGACATCGTTCCAAACCATATGGCCGCCTCGCTGGAAAATTCGTGGTGGCGCAGCGTCGTCGAGTGGGGTGAGGAAAGCCCTTTCAGCCAGCATTTCGACATCGACTGGAGCCGAAAGCTGACGTTGCCTATCCTCGGAAAGCCGCTGCAGGATGCGTTGGAGGCAGGCGAACTGACGCTGACTGTGGACGCGGATGCGGGCACGCTCACTGTTGCCTACTACGAGCAGCGGCTGCCGCTGGCGCCGAGTACCTATGCCGCCGTGCTGTCGCGACTTGATCTCCCGGTCGTCGCTGCAATGTGCACTCTGGCGTCTGATGCAGATCCACGGCGGGAGACGGAATTTCACCAGAGCATGCGCGACATGCTCTCTGGCGAGGCGGCAGAGATAAACAAGGCGCTAGCGCAGAAGTTCAGTGACCCCGCTTCGCTCCAGACCGTGGTGGATGAACAGCCCTGGCGGCTGATCTATTGGAAGGACGCGCCGCGCGAGCTCAGCTATCGTCGCTTTTTCGAGGTGACCGGTCTTGTAGGCTTGCGCGTCGAAGACCCGGCTGTTTTCGACGATGCACATCGGCTGACACTCGAACTGGTGCGCAATGGTGCCGTTGATGGATTGCGGCTCGATCATATCGACGGGCTGGCAGATCCCGCCGCCTATCTCGAGCGTCTGCGCAGTGCCGTGGGTGAGGATACCTATATCGTCGTCGAGAAAATCCTCGCCGAAGGAGAGACGCTGCCAGAGGCATGGCCGATCTCCGGAACCACCGGCTATGAATTTATCACTACCCTGCCCGACGTTCTGGTGAACACGTCCGGAATGAACGCAATCACCGATACCTATCGGGAAATTGCCGATGGTGAGCCGGAATTTGCCGAGGGCGCGCTGGCGGTCAAGGCGATGCTTGCCCGGAAAAACTTCGCTGTTGAAACCAACAATTTGCTGCAGCTGCTTCTGAGTGTCGGAGCGATCAATGGCGACGTGCCCGAGCAAGCGGCACTGGAACAGGCGCTGGTGTCTCTGCTTGTCGCCTGCCCGGTGTATCGGACCTACGGGACGGATGGCGCCCTCGACGCGGCCGATGGCGCGATGTGGAGCACTATCGTGGAAACTGCGGGTGGCTCGTCCGAAAAGGCGGACCACGCCGCGTTGTCCTTTGTCGACAAGGTATTTCAAGGCAATGTGGCACCGGAGGCCAAGGCGGATGCGCTCGAATTCCGACGCCGCTTCCAGCAATTGACGGGGCCTTTGACGGCGAAGTCTATCGAAGACACGATGTTCTATCGATATAACCGCCTGATCGGCCTGAACGAGGTCGGCGGCGAACCTGCTGCCACTGAATTCGGCCTCGAACGCTTCCACCACGAGATGGCTAAGCGGATGGAGACACAGCCCGCCGGCCTGTCCGCAACCTCGACACATGACACGAAACGCGGCGAGGACGGGCGGGCGAGGCTTTATGCGCTTACCGAAGCTCCGGAGGCATGGCTGGATGGCGTGGAGCGCTGGCGCAAGCTCAATGCCGCCACCGTCGCTTCCCTGCCGGGTGGCGCCGCGCCGGAACCACGGCTCGAATGGATGCTGTATCAGGCACTCGCCGGTGCCTGGCCAGCAGACCTCGCGCTCGACGCGCCTGCTCCGGCCGACTTGCTCGACCGTTTCCTTGCCTATGTCGAGAAAGCGCTGCGCGAGGCCAAGCAGCGCACCAACTGGGGCGAGGAGGATGGTGCGTACGAGGACGCCGTAAAGGCTTTCGCGGCCAACCTGCTTGCGAGCGACAATGCGGCTTTTCTGCAGGACTTCCGCAAGACGCTGCAGCCGTTCGTGCGGGCGGGCCTGTTTAACGGCCTGACACAGACGCTCATCAAGCTGGCAGCTCCAGGGATACCCGACATTTACCAGGGCGCCGAGCAACTGGATCTCAGCCTCGTCGATCCCGACAATCGCCGCCTGCCAGACTTTGCACGCCTGGGTGAGGACCTGGCCGTGCCCCTCCAGACACGCGATGAGGGCGCGCTTGCCCGGGGACTCTTCAAGCAGCGCCTCGTCCAAAAGGGCCTTGCGCTGCGCAAGGCTGAGCCAACGCTGTTTGCTAAAGGCGATTATCAGCCATTGGCCGTCACCGGTGAACGCGCCGACAACGCCATTGCATTCCTGCGCAGCCACGAGAACAAAATGGTCGTCGCCATTGCTCCTCGGCTGGTTTACGGACTCGGCGAAGGCGAATGGCCGTGCGGCGATTACTGGGGAGACAGTGCGATCGCCTTGCCCGAGCGCGCTGCCGGCAGAGTGCGAAATGTCATCGACGGTACGGTCCACGAGACAAGCCAGCCCCTGAAACTGGCAGCCCTGCTGGCCACTTCACCAGTGGCGCTGCTCGTCTCCGAGTAG